Proteins encoded in a region of the Diospyros lotus cultivar Yz01 chromosome 9, ASM1463336v1, whole genome shotgun sequence genome:
- the LOC127810695 gene encoding probable UDP-3-O-acyl-N-acetylglucosamine deacetylase 1, mitochondrial isoform X1, whose translation MTLFGAFKSTALISWKSSGKLQQTIAKCIERTGKGLHSGKAATVRISPEFAGEGRYFSFRSELIPASIDFSVESPLCTTLSKEGHSIRTVEHLLSSLEATGVDNCRIEICSFDSDDLSAEVPIFDGSAREWVEAIEQVGLQVARDRVGNCREKMAPFLNEPVYVQKNESFVAAFPSPEVHISYGINFHQVPAIGCQWFFSASMVNSFYAKQIAPSRTFCIYAEVEQMRNAGLIKGGSVENAIICSTSRGWLNPPLRFQDEPCRHKVLDLIGDLSLLARCGSQGLPVAHIVAYKGGHALHSDFAHRLLRIS comes from the exons ATGACTCTCTTCGGCGCCTTCAAATCCACCGCCTTAATCTCCTGGAAATca AGCGGCAAACTTCAGCAAACGATTGCGAAGTGCATAGAGAGGACCGGGAAGGGCCTGCACTCCGGCAAGGCTGCGACGGTGAGGATATCGCCAGAGTTCGCCGGCGAAGGTAGGTATTTCAGCTTCCGCTCGGAGTTGATTCCCGCCTCGATCGATTTTTCCGTGGAGAGCCCTCTCTGTACCACGCTGAGCAAGGAAGGGCACAGCATCCGGACTGTTGAGCACCTGCTTTCGTCTCTGGAGGCCACCGGCGTTGACAATTGCCGAATCGAGATCTGCAGCTTCGATTCTGATGATCTGTCTGCCGAG GTACCCATCTTTGACGGATCAGCAAGGGAATGGGTGGAAGCCATAGAACAAGTTGGGTTACAAGTGGCCAGAGATAGAGTTGGTAACTGTCGTGAGAAAATGGCACCATTTCTTAATGAGCCTGTTTACGTTCAGAAGAATGAGTCTTTTGTAGCTGCTTTTCCTTCTCCCGAGGTTCATATCAGTTATGGAATCAACTTCCACCAG GTACCTGCCATTGGCTGCCAGTGGTTCTTTTCCGCCTCAATGGTCAACTCTTTCTATGCTAAACAAATAGCTCCTTCAAGGACCTTTTGCATTTACGCAGAG GTGGAGCAAATGCGTAATGCAGGACTCATCAAAGGTGGTTCAGTAGAAAATGCAATCATTTGTAG TACTAGTAGAGGATGGTTGAATCCGCCGCTGCGCTTCCAGGATGAACCTTGTAGACATAAGGTTTTAGATCTTATCGGTGATCTTTCCCTTCTTGCACGGTGTGGTAGCCAAGGGCTTCCAGTGGCGCACATAGTTGCTTATAAG GGTGGCCATGCACTGCACAGTGATTTTGCTCACCGCCTATTGAGAATCAGTTAG
- the LOC127810695 gene encoding probable UDP-3-O-acyl-N-acetylglucosamine deacetylase 1, mitochondrial isoform X2 has product MTLFGAFKSTALISWKSSGKLQQTIAKCIERTGKGLHSGKAATVRISPEFAGEGRYFSFRSELIPASIDFSVESPLCTTLSKEGHSIRTVEHLLSSLEATGVDNCRIEICSFDSDDLSAEVPIFDGSAREWVEAIEQVGLQVARDRVGNCREKMAPFLNEPVYVQKNESFVAAFPSPEVHISYGINFHQVPAIGCQWFFSASMVNSFYAKQIAPSRTFCIYAEVEQMRNAGLIKGGSVENAIICSTSRGWLNPPLRFQDEPCRHKVLDLIGDLSLLARCGSQGLPVAHIVAYKELIDKLDRL; this is encoded by the exons ATGACTCTCTTCGGCGCCTTCAAATCCACCGCCTTAATCTCCTGGAAATca AGCGGCAAACTTCAGCAAACGATTGCGAAGTGCATAGAGAGGACCGGGAAGGGCCTGCACTCCGGCAAGGCTGCGACGGTGAGGATATCGCCAGAGTTCGCCGGCGAAGGTAGGTATTTCAGCTTCCGCTCGGAGTTGATTCCCGCCTCGATCGATTTTTCCGTGGAGAGCCCTCTCTGTACCACGCTGAGCAAGGAAGGGCACAGCATCCGGACTGTTGAGCACCTGCTTTCGTCTCTGGAGGCCACCGGCGTTGACAATTGCCGAATCGAGATCTGCAGCTTCGATTCTGATGATCTGTCTGCCGAG GTACCCATCTTTGACGGATCAGCAAGGGAATGGGTGGAAGCCATAGAACAAGTTGGGTTACAAGTGGCCAGAGATAGAGTTGGTAACTGTCGTGAGAAAATGGCACCATTTCTTAATGAGCCTGTTTACGTTCAGAAGAATGAGTCTTTTGTAGCTGCTTTTCCTTCTCCCGAGGTTCATATCAGTTATGGAATCAACTTCCACCAG GTACCTGCCATTGGCTGCCAGTGGTTCTTTTCCGCCTCAATGGTCAACTCTTTCTATGCTAAACAAATAGCTCCTTCAAGGACCTTTTGCATTTACGCAGAG GTGGAGCAAATGCGTAATGCAGGACTCATCAAAGGTGGTTCAGTAGAAAATGCAATCATTTGTAG TACTAGTAGAGGATGGTTGAATCCGCCGCTGCGCTTCCAGGATGAACCTTGTAGACATAAGGTTTTAGATCTTATCGGTGATCTTTCCCTTCTTGCACGGTGTGGTAGCCAAGGGCTTCCAGTGGCGCACATAGTTGCTTATAAG GAATTAATTGACAAACTTGACAGACTATAA
- the LOC127810695 gene encoding probable UDP-3-O-acyl-N-acetylglucosamine deacetylase 1, mitochondrial isoform X3 has product MTLFGAFKSTALISWKSSGKLQQTIAKCIERTGKGLHSGKAATVRISPEFAGEGRYFSFRSELIPASIDFSVESPLCTTLSKEGHSIRTVEHLLSSLEATGVDNCRIEICSFDSDDLSAEVPIFDGSAREWVEAIEQVGLQVARDRVGNCREKMAPFLNEPVYVQKNESFVAAFPSPEVHISYGINFHQVPAIGCQWFFSASMVNSFYAKQIAPSRTFCIYAEVEQMRNAGLIKGGSVENAIICRVAMHCTVILLTAY; this is encoded by the exons ATGACTCTCTTCGGCGCCTTCAAATCCACCGCCTTAATCTCCTGGAAATca AGCGGCAAACTTCAGCAAACGATTGCGAAGTGCATAGAGAGGACCGGGAAGGGCCTGCACTCCGGCAAGGCTGCGACGGTGAGGATATCGCCAGAGTTCGCCGGCGAAGGTAGGTATTTCAGCTTCCGCTCGGAGTTGATTCCCGCCTCGATCGATTTTTCCGTGGAGAGCCCTCTCTGTACCACGCTGAGCAAGGAAGGGCACAGCATCCGGACTGTTGAGCACCTGCTTTCGTCTCTGGAGGCCACCGGCGTTGACAATTGCCGAATCGAGATCTGCAGCTTCGATTCTGATGATCTGTCTGCCGAG GTACCCATCTTTGACGGATCAGCAAGGGAATGGGTGGAAGCCATAGAACAAGTTGGGTTACAAGTGGCCAGAGATAGAGTTGGTAACTGTCGTGAGAAAATGGCACCATTTCTTAATGAGCCTGTTTACGTTCAGAAGAATGAGTCTTTTGTAGCTGCTTTTCCTTCTCCCGAGGTTCATATCAGTTATGGAATCAACTTCCACCAG GTACCTGCCATTGGCTGCCAGTGGTTCTTTTCCGCCTCAATGGTCAACTCTTTCTATGCTAAACAAATAGCTCCTTCAAGGACCTTTTGCATTTACGCAGAG GTGGAGCAAATGCGTAATGCAGGACTCATCAAAGGTGGTTCAGTAGAAAATGCAATCATTTGTAG GGTGGCCATGCACTGCACAGTGATTTTGCTCACCGCCTATTGA